AAGGGATTATTGAGGAAGGGCATAGATCTAAATGGAAAAAAAATATGTATGTTAGGGGCTGGAGGTGCTGCTAAAAGTATAGCAGTAGCTCTAGCCATTCATTTTGATTGCAGCATAGCTATTTGTAATAGGCGTTTTGAAAGTGCTATAAAGATTCTTAATGTTATCAATAATATTAAAGAAGCACGCGAAGAAAAACATAAATATGTGGCACCTGAGGATTTGGACACCACGAAAATAGATATCCTCATTAACTGCACCCCGGTAGGTATGGTACCTAATGAGGATGTGGTACCCTTTGAAGATAGGATAGAATTTCATGAAAACTTAATTGTAAGTGATTTGATCTATCATCCATTTGAAACAGCGCTGCTAAAAAAAGCAAAAAAACATGGTTGTAAAATTCATCATGGGCTTGATATGCTGATTGATCAAGGAATTTTAGCTTTTGAAATTTGGACAGGAGAGAAACTTGAGTTTGAAAGTCTTAAGCAGCTATTATGGGAAATTATCTACAAGCAATAAAAAATTGCCTCTAAATGAAGGGGCAATTTTTTATATATTAAATAAAACTCTAAAAGATGTTAAGAAAAATGGAAAATCAGGAGGAATTTACAATTATTTATAGAATATATATTTCATAAGTGGTAAAGTTTAACATAATTGTATATTCAGTCAATAAAAGGATAGAACAGAAGAACTACAGCTATATTTGGACGCTTAAGCTGTAGGGATGTAGTGGCGTAACCGGCTAACAATGATATAGATTGTTAGCCTTTGCTTTTTTGCAGGAAAAGTTTTGAAGTTTTTATCTGTTTGAAGCTATTGAATGATAAAGGGGCTGACATCATGATTACTAAAAACATGCGATTGGGTGATATCCTTCTTCGTTCTGGATTAATTACCGAAGAAGAATTGAAAACTGCTCTTGACCTTCAAAAGAAAAGAGGCAAAAAATTAGGAGAACTATTGATTGAAGAGGGCTTTGTGACGGAAAATCAGATCATTGAAGTCCTTGAATTTCAGCTAGGTGTACCTCATATGAATTTAAATAAATATTATATTAATCCACAGGCACCTAAAAAAATCAGTGAAAATTTAGCACGTAAACACTTGCTGATTCCTATAAATATCATCGGTGAAAAACTGATTGTTGCTATGGCAGATCCACTAAACATATTGGCGGTAGATGATGTAAAGCTGACAACTGGGTTAGATGTAGATGTTGTCATTGCCACCACCAATGATATATTAAACGCCATCAACAAATATTTTGACAACAGAGAAGTAGCAGAGCAAGCTATAGAGGAATTTACTACACAGCAAAGACCGCAAGAAACAGATGAAAAGGATAGTCAGCTTCAAGCTGATATCAACAATGCGCCTGTTGTAAAGCTAGTCAATACCATCATTACCCAGGCTGTAAAATCTAAGGCCAGTGACATCCATATTGAGCCCTTTGAAAAAAATGTCCGTATTCGCTATCGGATTGATGGGGATTTAAAAGAAATTATGACACCGGCGAAGGCAACCCATTCAGCTATTGTTACACGAATAAAAATCATCAGCAAACTAGATATCTCTGAAAAAAGGGTACCTCAGGATGGAAGAGTTGAAATTATGATAGAAAATCGCCCCATTGATATGCGGGTCTCTGTGCTGCCCACCGTCTATGGAGAAAAAGTTGTTATACGTTTATTAGATAGGAGCAGCATTGTTATAAAAAAAGAGCAACTTGGATTTACACAACAAAACTTAAAGCTTTTTAATAGCATTATAAAAAGTCCCGAAGGAATTATTTTGCTCACTGGACCAACAGGCAGCGGTAAAACCACCACATTGTACACCATGCTACAGGAACTTAATGAAGTTAATAAAAATATCATTACGGTAGAGGACCCTGTAGAATACAGACTGGATGGTATTAATCAAGTGCAGGTGAACATCAAGGCAGGCATGACCTTTGCAGCGGGGCTAAGATCGATACTTCGTCAAGACCCTGACATTATTATGGTAGGGGAAATCAGAGATGTAGAAACCGCACAAATAGCAGTAAGAGCAGCTATAACGGGGCATTTGGTTTTAAGTACCCTTCATACCAATGATACCGCCAGCTCTATTGCAAGACTGATGGATATGGGCATCGATACTTATCTAGTGGCTTCTTCTGTGGTGGGAATTATTGCCCAAAGGCTTGTAAAAAAAGTCTGTGTACATTGTAAAATCACTTATCAGCCTACAGAAGAAGAAAAGCTCATTCTGCAGGAACAAGGGGAATTCCTATTGCATAAGGGAAAGGGATGTAATGCCTGCAACAATACCGGTTATTTAGGAAGAACCGCTATTCATGAAATTATGCCAATAAATAGGGAAATAAGGATGTTGATTAATAGACATGCTGAAAGTGATTTGATCAAAGACAAAGCCCTTGAAGCTGGGATGTTAACCCTTTTTGAATCCTGTAGATTGCTGGTACTAAAGGGGGTTACTACTGTAGATGAGCTACTAAGAGTAACCTATAGCGTAGACATTTAGTGGGGAGGTGAGAAAATTTGAATATTATTGAATTATTAACAAAAGCAGTGGAGGCAAAGGCGTCGGATATACATATCACAGTGGCTTCTCCCCCTATGATCAGAGTAAATGGCAAGCTAATGAAGATCGGAGAAACAAGGCTTTCTCCTGAGGATACAAAAAACATTGTTCAACAAATGATGACTCCTGATCAAATGCTATTGTTTAAAGAAAAGGGAGAACTAGATTTTTCTTACTCTAATGCCGGCTTAGGTAGATTTAGGGTAAATGCCTATAAGCAAAGAGGAAGCTATAGCATGGCCATTAGAATTGTAACCTTTAAAGTCCCAACGATTGAAGAATTAAAGCTGCCTCCGATAATTACCGAACTATCTAAAAAACAAAGGGGATTAATTTTGGTGACAGGCCCCACCGGTAGTGGAAAATCCACTACATTGGCGGCGATGATCAACTATATGAATGAAAATAGAAATGATCATATCTTAACCCTTGAAGATCCCATTGAGTATTTACACAAGCATAACAAAAGTGTTGTTAACCAAAGAGAAATAGGTAATGACTCCTATAGTTTTGCCAATGCCCTGCGGTCTGCCTTGAGACAAGATCCTGATGTCATCCTTGTGGGGGAGATGCGGGACTTAGAAACAATCAGTACTGCCATTACAGCTGCTGAAACCGGGCATCTTGTATTATCTACTTTACATACAATCGGTGCTGCTAAAACCATAGACAGGATTATTGATGTATTTCCACCCCATCAGCAGCAACAGATAAAAGTACAGCTTTCTTCTGTACTAGAGGGAGTGATTTCTCAGCAGCTTTTACCCAAAGCTGATGAATCCGGCAGGGTTGCTGCCTTCGAAGTGATGGTTACCAATCCAGCCATAAGGAACCTTATCCGAGAAGGAAAAACCCATCAAATGCAAACAGTGATTCAGACGGGGGCAAAGCTGGGGATGAAGACAATGGATGCTTCACTAATGGATTTATACCGTAACGGCATAATTAACAAAACAGCCCTACAAAAATATGCAGTAGATATAGATATGATTAGCCGTCAAGTGGGTATGTAAAAGAAAAGAATTTCTATTGGAGGGCAGAAGGGTGGTGGTTCATTGGCAAGTACTTTTAAGTATAAAGCTGTTACCAGTAAGGGAGAAGCTATAGAAGGAAGCTTAACTGCTGAGTCTAAGGATGAAGTTATTCGGATGATTCGGCAAAATCAACAAATTCCTGTAAAAATAGAGGAAAGCAAGGGGAAATCAAAGGAAGTAAAAGAACTTACACTTTTCAAACCAAAGGTAAAGGTAAAAGACCTTACGGTATTTTGC
The sequence above is drawn from the Clostridium formicaceticum genome and encodes:
- the aroE gene encoding shikimate dehydrogenase; amino-acid sequence: MKGSINGKTKTICLLGNPVEHSFSPVIHNYGFDQQGINCVYVNHKVEDEDLKAAVEGMKALGYLGCNVTYPHKINIMNYLDELTEEARLIGAVNTVKNQNGRFVGYNTDGMGFVKGLLRKGIDLNGKKICMLGAGGAAKSIAVALAIHFDCSIAICNRRFESAIKILNVINNIKEAREEKHKYVAPEDLDTTKIDILINCTPVGMVPNEDVVPFEDRIEFHENLIVSDLIYHPFETALLKKAKKHGCKIHHGLDMLIDQGILAFEIWTGEKLEFESLKQLLWEIIYKQ
- a CDS encoding GspE/PulE family protein, coding for MITKNMRLGDILLRSGLITEEELKTALDLQKKRGKKLGELLIEEGFVTENQIIEVLEFQLGVPHMNLNKYYINPQAPKKISENLARKHLLIPINIIGEKLIVAMADPLNILAVDDVKLTTGLDVDVVIATTNDILNAINKYFDNREVAEQAIEEFTTQQRPQETDEKDSQLQADINNAPVVKLVNTIITQAVKSKASDIHIEPFEKNVRIRYRIDGDLKEIMTPAKATHSAIVTRIKIISKLDISEKRVPQDGRVEIMIENRPIDMRVSVLPTVYGEKVVIRLLDRSSIVIKKEQLGFTQQNLKLFNSIIKSPEGIILLTGPTGSGKTTTLYTMLQELNEVNKNIITVEDPVEYRLDGINQVQVNIKAGMTFAAGLRSILRQDPDIIMVGEIRDVETAQIAVRAAITGHLVLSTLHTNDTASSIARLMDMGIDTYLVASSVVGIIAQRLVKKVCVHCKITYQPTEEEKLILQEQGEFLLHKGKGCNACNNTGYLGRTAIHEIMPINREIRMLINRHAESDLIKDKALEAGMLTLFESCRLLVLKGVTTVDELLRVTYSVDI
- a CDS encoding type IV pilus twitching motility protein PilT, whose protein sequence is MNIIELLTKAVEAKASDIHITVASPPMIRVNGKLMKIGETRLSPEDTKNIVQQMMTPDQMLLFKEKGELDFSYSNAGLGRFRVNAYKQRGSYSMAIRIVTFKVPTIEELKLPPIITELSKKQRGLILVTGPTGSGKSTTLAAMINYMNENRNDHILTLEDPIEYLHKHNKSVVNQREIGNDSYSFANALRSALRQDPDVILVGEMRDLETISTAITAAETGHLVLSTLHTIGAAKTIDRIIDVFPPHQQQQIKVQLSSVLEGVISQQLLPKADESGRVAAFEVMVTNPAIRNLIREGKTHQMQTVIQTGAKLGMKTMDASLMDLYRNGIINKTALQKYAVDIDMISRQVGM